The Primulina eburnea isolate SZY01 chromosome 18, ASM2296580v1, whole genome shotgun sequence genome segment TCAGACGGGGAACATCTTCTACCGTCCTATGGACAAACAAGCCCAAGCAGACCAGAAAAGGGCCAAGTTCTTCCAGCCTGAAGGAGATCATCTAACGTTACTTGCTGTGTATGAGGCCTGGAAAGGAAATAATTTTTCCGGTCCTTGgtgttttgaaaattttgttcagTCTCGATCACTGAGGAGAGCACAGGACGTGAAAAAACAGCTTCTATCCATCATGGATAAGCACAAATTGGATGTGGTCAGTGCTGGAAAGAACTTCACAAAAATCCGAAAAGCCGTAGCCGCAGGTTTCTTCTTCCATGCTGCTAGGAAAGATCCACAGGGAGGTTACCGGACATTGGTTGAGAACCAGCCGGTTCACCTTCATCCGGGCAGCGCTCTGTTTCAAAGGCAGCCCGACTGGGTCATATATCATGAGCAGGTGATGACAACAAAAGAGTACATCCATGATGTTACTGCAATAAGCCCCGAGTGGCTGGTGGAACTTGCACCGAAATTGTTCAAGGTGTCGAATCCCACAAAAATGAGCAAGCGCAAGAGAGAAGAGCGAATCGAACCACTCTACGACAGGCACCATGAACCTAACTCTTGGCGTTTAAGCAAAAGGCGTGCTTAGTTGTTATTGTTGCTGCCCAGTTTAACTGTGTTGCTCCATTTGTTTTACGTTCAAGTTTGTACTGTTTTTTTTCTcttattcatttgtattaatacGAGTCATGAATTCGAATTACATCAGCAAAGattaattcatttaaatttcacaatcttatttgagttgtctTGTAATATTGGAAATGAAATCACAagaaagtaataatttttttctccTATCGACTTTTCTTTTCTACTTCATGGAATATATCTATCTGTAGAAGAATACAGAAAACTTGTCTGCTCGTGGCCTTGTCTAGGAGAATTCATACAAACATCTATTTTACAAAGCTTCATTAAATCTTTCAAGCATAAGCACAACACATTGTTCACACAAAACAAACAAATCAAAGTATGAAACTCCTAAATCAATAACACTTCTGAAAGCGCCTCGTGGCTATGTCATAATAGATCCGAACTCTAGTTCGATTGCTTCCAAACGCTTGAACAGAAATGAAAGATGAAATAGCTGGTCTCAGTCCGCATATCATGGTATGTATCACGAGAAATTTCGACAAAACAACTATCAATTAGGATTAGGTAAAGGGTGTGTGATACGAAGGATCAAATGATTCCAGTGCTAAGCAAGTTAGTCTAGTTTCATTTGATTGTAAAAGAGATCCTGAAAATAACGAAGTTTTTGGACGAAAATCAAGGTTGGAAACTACTTCGGGAAATGGTTTTCGGGCAAGAATCTTGTCCTCTCCAATTGGTAGAAATTGGAAAGAAGATTGCAAGAAACTGCAGGGGACTTCCTCTCACTATTGTGGTGGTTGCTGGACTACTTCTTTCTACGGACATCATCACAAAACAAGCATGGTGGGGAAATGTTTCGGAAAATATAAGTTCATCAGAACCATGTCACTACATTGCTCAAAGATACTATGTTTTTAGTTAAGACGAGTTACCTCTTAGACTAAAGCCATGTTTCCTCTATATTTCAGCTTTTTCGGAAGATTCTGAAATCGATGCTTGTAAGCTAATCTTTTTATGTGTTGCAGAGGATTTGTTAAACCAAGTGATCAGCCTGAATTCCTGGAAGACGTGGGAGAATGGTGCCTGGAGGATCATGTTAATAGAAGTCTCATCTTAGTGAACAAAAAAGGGCCGGACAGAAAAATCCATACTATTGGAATCCATGATCTATTGAGGGAAATTTGTATAACAAAAGCTGAAGAAGTGACTTTCCTACATCATGTCTCATCTACAAGGAATGCGTAAGAAGAAACCATAGAGAATCCAAATCATCGCCTCAACATTCATCGCAAGCAAACTCGTCAGGAATGGCGAATACTAGACTCAAGGGAAGTGCACTTCTACTCTTCTGGGATATGTATTGGGACTGATGTTTTCTCTATGTTGTAGGCGCCTCAGTATTTCGGATGTATCCCATGTAACTTGGCCGAAGTTGGCATACGAAATCTCAACATTCGTCAATTTAAGGTACATCGCGTTGCGCCCAGATGCTGCCTCAATATCCAAAACTTCGCAATCTTCAAACTATAATTGCTCACAATACCAACTTATGCCTATTGCAAGTACCATATGAAATCTTGGAAAATGTAATTTGTGGTGTGTTAATAACTTATCCCGCTTAATTTGTTATattaataatcaaataattaatcataaaattagatcttaaaccgtgtcaaaatgattattaatatatattaaaattttaaccaaACATTAGATAAGTATGTGATTATTCATTAATCCTTATTCAATCacatcaaccaaacacaccccaAGCGTAAGAGATACATTTCTATATGTGATTACACTGAATCTTCTCCCGCAACAAGAAATTAGTAGGAAAGAAAGCTAAGGCGACCATGAAGTGGGATTTGGTGctaatatgtgttatattttgtGAAGTACTGACTGTGTGTCCAAGAAATGTGGAGGGTGCAATTGGGATTGATCTTAATCCATGCACACTGCCTCAATGCATTGCTGCATGTAGAAAATTGTCGGCGGGCAAGAACGTTGATGCAACATGTGGTCTTGGATCCAAAGGAAAACACTGTATTTGCTTAGGATGAGTCTTCAACGATGCAGCGTATTTGCTTATATGATATGTTAAAGTACTCGTTTTCGACGTATTTTTATCCGCTGATGGGAGATTTGTAACATATTCCTAGACGATATCGGGGACGGAGCATCATGTTGATGTAGTAGATGATGCATTGTGCGTTGGTGTTTCTTTTTTTCATCTGTCTTCTGTTCCTTGTCTAGTGGGGAAATCACCCTTGTGGTTTGGAAGGTTTGACTGATTTCTCTTGGTATatctttgatatttttatatgtGAGTATCGTGCAGTTTACAGATACTACTGATATATGACCAAATATTTTCTGagataaatgataaaataatccGTAACAATTGTGAATATTGCAAAGAAAGCTGATTCTTTTTCTAATTTCATCGAACAGTATCAGGTTGGTACTTCACAGAGGAAGGCTCCTTAGTTTTGTTTATGCCAGCACTACATATCTTTTGCAACACTTGTAGCCGTTCCGCGACGAGAGATTCTTCGAGTTCCTGGATTAGGGGACCTTCTTTTTCCATAATCGACTCCAGATCATCAAGATATTTTGTCTTGCGATGCACCTTCCTGAGCTgaattcacataaaaagaatGTAAACGAATGCTTCTGGTATCCCGAAAAGCAAGAAATAAAGAATATATGAATAGAATCACCAAAATTGGATGAACTTGAATTCCCAAGAACACTGACTATCAAACCAAATGaaatttgatttatacaatagCATCAAGAGATTATGAAGAAAATAGGCCCGTATCTTGTGAAACCAAGAAATCTCACCAAATCAATTAATCCTAAAAAGGTAATCTTTCTCAGTTTCAAGTAACAGGAAAAGTAAAAACCTGGGCATCCAGTACAGTGGCCATTAAAAGTTCGATTTCTCTCTCCTCTTGATCAGCCAACAACTTGGCGTTTGCAGCAGCAGCACCAAGTGCTGTTGCAGCTGCTGCCCTGGTTCTCAAATTCAACGGTATTATGCTCTTCGTAACAGATGCTTCCTCCAGAATTTCTGTGGATTTACGAAAATCAAATAATAAGAGAGACAGTGAACCGAAGGAAATACTATACCCCTAAAAAATGTCCAACAAAAGAAAAAGGGACAAATTAAATTGAACCCCCTCGTTGATATGTCCGAATTACAAACTTCgcttcgaaaaaaaaaattacgaccACCCATGTACATGCAACGATTCAGTTCATCTTGGTTTATTAGGAAAGGTGGTAACTAAACATATAGCATATTTTGATTTCGAGGGTTTTGAACTTAAGACACAAGTTTAGAGTAGATGCAATTTTTGCTGAAAAAATGGACTTGTACCTGATTGATTGTTCCTTCCACTATCAACTGAATGATCAACCTCAGATGCTCTGTGAGAGTGGTGataattatttgatcaacttaAGCAAATTCATACTTCTAACTTTTATGGGGGTAATATTTCGTTAACAAATGCAGATACCTCTTTTCTTTGGAAGTTTGGGGAGACGTTTTTGGGTCAAcaaaatcatcataatcatCAAATATTCCTCTTGAACACTGGTTTTCATAACAAAGGGCTGTGACTGCAGCCTCAGCGGCAGAAGCCGTGATGTGTGGACCCACCACGGTCGAAATACGAGCTACCTGATAAGAGTATGTGTCAAAATCGAGGAGTGCAAATAATATCAACCAATTCATAGCTGAAAATAAGCTTAAATGACATACCAGAAAATTTGTACACCACTGTCAACATCTTACGTTTTTCAATATAAATTAACAAGGGAAATATATTCTTTAATTCATTTTCAAGAATCAGATTTCCACAAGAACATCATTTTGCATGACATGGTTGGAACACTGACACTATATTGCACTGGAAATATTTTTCTTGGCGCAATAAATACCAACAAGAAAATGTGAAATAAAGATCCAGACAGAATTTATTTGCAACAGTTAAAATACTtcgaaaatataaaataataaaatagagCAACGAACAGTAAACAAAAGCACAATAAAATTTCATGTCCTGTATTGTCTGTTTGGAAATTGCTAAAACAAATTGCTGATACTATAAACAAAGCGAATATTTAAAAAAGATGAACGAAGCTGAAATATAAGAAACAAATACACTACAACAACCTGTTTCATCAAAGAACTGCCATAATCAGAAGTTAGTTCTGTGCGCAATCTTTTCGGTGCTGGAACTTCATTTTCAGTGTCTCCGTTTTGACGAGCATCATCCTTCAGCTCATAGCTCAGATTCTCTGCTTTCACAGATTCTTGTGATTCCTCAGAAGCTAATCCTGCTTGTTTATAATGACTATCGTTGTTCACTATATCCAAAAACTTTTTATCAGCAGCTCCCACCATAAGATTGCCGAAGGGCAGTTGTATAAGCTTTGATATACAATCCAGTTTGCTTTTGGCCCCCCCAACATTCTTAGCAACAAGATCCCAATCATCTCCATGCTTAACCATGGATTCTAAAAGAAGTAAAGTTTCTGCTTCAGTCCAGACAGATGCCTGATTTGCACTGTCATTTAGCTTGAAATCGTCGGCAGACATGTTCTTCTCATAATTACCACTTTTGAAACACTTTTCACAAAGAATTAAGCCTCCGTCCTGATGTATGGAAACATTAATCACACAAACACCagttttcttgaaataaaaataacttataaaacaaaagaagaaataaaaacaTATGATCAATTGAAAGATGATAGATATTTTGCATCCCGCTGAGTTTATGTTGCACAATATTTACACTTCAATTTCGACAacttaaaatatgaaaattaaaaacCAGTATAATTAGTggaaaaaaaacataaacaatataacACATAAGCATCAACAGGGAACTATTTCTGCTACCTTTGTGTACTCATAGCGGGAAGAATCACAAGTCTCTTCACAGCTCCCACAAACCAAGCTTTTCTTCTTCTCCTGCTGCATCAATTCCCCGTAAACATCCGAATACGACCCCAATGGTGGCCACTTAAACCCATTATCCCCCACGTCCCCAACAAAACCACCACCATCCACCACCACAAACGGGGGCAGGGGCGGCAGCGGCACCACCGGTTTTATAGAATTAGGAGCAGCCACAACTCTCACCCCATACGGGGCACCCTCCTCCACCTTCACCCTACCCTTCCAactctcctcctcctcctcgcTCCCAAACGGAGCCGTCTTACCACTCCCAACGAAATTATCTCTCTCTTTATCATCATCAACGTTGAAATTAATGAGACCCCATTTCTCCAAAAAGGTGAAAACTTTGTGCAGGACGCTAACGTCACCGACCAGTGACTTCCTCACCTCGGTGAAAGTCAGTTTTCTTGAAGGGTCCTCTCTGAATTTTGAGATGATGAAATCCCTGTACTCTTTGTATATCCTGGGTGATCTAGTGATTGAGCTCGCGTCGAAAAATTCCCTCAGAGAAAATCTCTCAACTTCGTGAATGTTTATCCAAGAAAACCAGCCTTCAAatcatccaaaaaaaaaaaaaagaaaaaaaaatcaggtttaGGGCAAAAAAATTCAAGCACAAATATCAAAGTATTAACAATGATTAGGGGCTGACTGGAATAGCTTGGAATGGTGTAGAGCTCCAGCTCCTGAGGGCTTCTTTCCATGGTGGCCATTGAGATTGAACCCAATGAATAACTGCTACTTTTGTTTTGTTGCGAGTTTATTTGAGGAGTGGGTCTCAACACGGTTTTACGGATCTTAATACGTAATATGGATCGATCCTACGGATATTCTGAATAAAAAGTAATGActaagtctcatgtgagactgtctcggatactaatctatgagacggatcaactttatccatattcataataaaaactaatacccttagcataaaaaattatatttttcaatggataacccaaataagagatccgtctcacaaatttgacCTGTGAGAtcttctcacacaagtttttgccaaaagtaatactcttagcataaaaagtaatactttttcatgaatgactcaaataagagatctgtctcacaaatacgacccgtgagaccgtctcacacaagtttttgtgatcgtctcacggatcttaatatgtgagacgggtcaactctactcatattcacaataaaaagtaatactcttagcataaaaaataatattttttatagataACCCAAATGAAAGAttcgtctcacgaatacgactcataaaaccgtctcacatacATTTTGACCTTTTGAAAAAACATCAATGACTGCTAGCTTATTTGTCAAAAAAGAAAAGAATGATGGTAACCCCACCATTTACTAATtcatttatgaattttataataatataaatacatgtttattgaTTATCTTAATTGAATTGCAATTAAACTCCACTTCAAATACAAAATATATGTTGGTTAAATAATTGAAATTGATAaagatttatttattaaaaaaataatctttTTATGAGACGCAAACGAGAGAATTTATACTCTTTCGAACAATTGAATTCGGTTCAGTTTACCATTCATGTTTAGGATGAAATGAATCTCGTTTGAAATTTAAACTTTAGGTGAGTTGGTGAAGTTTATTCTAAAAACATAAATCTCTAtcatatattttcataaaataaaatgcatattataaatttaattaaatctttTCATACTGCATTTTcaatttattgtaaatattttgggtatttttcACCCAAAATGTTCAAAAACATGTACAGCTCCATTCATGCCCGCCTTATGGTCCAAATAATTTACCCTAAATCCTTGAATTACAATTCCTTCAGCTGAAGAATCCAACTCCAAACTCTCCTAAAATCTTATCAGGTGATTAGGGTTTTAGGTGGTGGTTGAATCTTTGCTGAGTTATGGATTCGGAGAAGGAAACCATGGAAGAGAGCAGGAATCATGAAGAGGAGAAGGATGCGGCTGAAGTTGAAGAAAAGGCCGTTGTTAAGGAAGACGCTGGTGAAGTAGGTGCTGAAAAGTTGGGAGAGAAGGAGGAGAATGGAGATAAAGAAGAGGTGAATGAAAAGGGGGTGGAAATGGGAGAGGAAAAGGGGGAAGGTAAAGGAAATGTTGCGGAAGAAGAGGAAGTGAACGAGGAAGAGCAGGGAAAAGGGGTTGAAGAAGAAGGGAGTGGCGACGAAGGAGAAGATAAAGGAAAAGGGAAAGAAGAACTGAAGGTAAGTTCAAAGAAGGGCTCGAGAACAGGTAAGAGCAAAAATGAGAAAGCGGAATTATCATCACCGAGGACGCCAGGAATTGAGAGGCCAACAAGGGAAAGGAAAACGGTGGATAGATTTGTGGTGAACGCAACTGCTAGGGGATCTGCCACCAAGCTTGTGGCCATTGAGAAGGTACCTTTCAGCCTTGAAATCATAGTCGTTCATGAGAACTTGCAGTTTTCATGCGAATACATTGTTGTTGTTATTTCATTTCTTGGAAATTTTGGCATTTGGATAGGAGAAAGAAAACTTGAGATGAGAAATACTTGTTAAGAATGCAATTTTAAGTGGTGAATTGTGTAGATACTTTAATAATGTGAGTGGAGAGAGATATCATACAATGTGGAAAGCAGATTGAAGAAAGATTATATAGTGACTAGGTTCCCCTGCATATGATGCAGATAGGAAGATTTATTGGACGTCATTATAGGTCTATGAACATTTTTTAGTTTTAGATGTGCTCTATTGTGATTTCGGAAATTACAAGGCTGTGTGTAATATTATGCTTTTAAGGGTAAATTGAGGTGGACGAGAAACAAGAGGGAAAATACTTGCTTTTAGTTAAGATCACTTCCACGGTAACAGTGTAGTACTCAGCTGTCTGAATTGAATTTAGTATGCAAAAAGCAATGTGCAAGAATTTTTAGGGAAGTATTCAATCAATAACCCCTTAGATTTTCATTCATTGTTCTTAGATTTGCCAAAGATTTGGGAGAATGCCTAGAAAATTTGTATAAATAGACTTTAAAGAAGCAccttaatatttgatatttgttTGAGAGAGGatgtttataaattattattatcagtACTTACTATATTAACTCTATGCCAACAGGGTCAAGGTACACAGCTTAAGGACATCCCAAATGGTATGATAATATTTTTCCACCTGAATTCAAAGTTACTTTGGCTTTTAGAGTGAAAATCTACATACTGCCCAGATTATTTGTTTTAGGTATCACGGTTGCTGTTTGTTATGATTTGATCAATGTGTCTCTTTGCTTTGGGACGGGTTTGTGATGGTCTACTGGGGGAATGCTTAGGAAGTTTGTCAAATTGGTCTCGTTTTTAAATATAGAACTCAATTTACTGTTTGGACGTATTTTTTATTTGGTCTCATCTCACTATTTTTGATCCATTACAAGTGTTGTGATATTAGTTTGTGATTTGAACAAGGAGCTGGCTGAAGTCTAGCTTGTTGGTGATTGGTCATTGCAAAACAAAGATTTGATCTGTTTGTCCATGTGTGGAAACCACTTTAATCTAAAAGCTGTCCCTGGATGTGTTTTAGACAAATGTTTTCAGTGAATATTTTGTTAAATACGGGGCAAAAAACTAGAAAATTAATTCCACTAAATGCATAAATTCTAAGTTCTGTACAGTCGTCTATAGTTATATGATAAGTCTCCTCTTCTTTCCACTAACAGAAACTACCTGAACCAACCAAAACGTAACATTCAAGCAGATGGAAAACATTGTTTTAAACGAACTAATGAAACAGCACTACACACAGGTTGCCATCTCAATGCATTTTACCTTGCTGGTTCCGTTTTTATCTCGTTGCTAATATTGGATGAAGTGATGTTATTGGACCTCTATCTTTTTATCTATGTTATGAATTGTTTCAGTGGCTTTCAAGTTGTCTAAGAGAAAAGCTGATGAGAACCTGCAGCTTCTTCACACCATTCTTTTTGGAAAAAAAGCAAAGGTTTCCTTTTTCTAAGTCAAATATTTATGTTCTGCCATCCTGTTATTTTGTTTCATCTTTCTTATGTTCAGGTTTTTCTTAGTGAACTTCTTCCATTGATGTGGAGTTTGATCACTAAATGCTTTGTTACAGGTGCaaactttgaagaaaaatatagGCCTCTTTTCTGGTTTTGTATGGATTGAAAATGAGGTATGTTCtttctttttaggtttggtGTTACATCCTCGTTATTAAAGTGCGGGTACCAAGTCCCAGAAGAAGGGAACAGAGGTGTATGGTTAGGCCTATGTGGCAGTTTTCCAGAAAGACCTAGCTACGTTTTAAAACGACAGGCCATGCTTTGTAGTCAAACAAGTAAAAAATCCATTGTTTTAAGTTTTTTGGATCTTGAAGTTGAAGATGTGAATGTGTATTTTCACATTTTATAGCATAAGTGTCTGGCCCCCTGGGTGATGCTGTGTCATAAATAATGCGTGCATGATCAATTAGCTCAGTTTATAATGGGTGTGTTTGACAGGAAAAGCAGAGAGCTAAAGTTAAAGATAGGCTTGACAAATGTGTCAAAGAAAAATTATTGGATTTTTGTGCTGTCCTTAACATTCCTGTATCCAAAGCTACTGTAAAGAAGGTAATCTCGTTATGTTTTGTTTCTGAATCATAAATGTTTACTTCTTTAATCACATGCAGTTGTGTTTTCCAGGAAGAACTCTCGGTGAAGTTATTAGAATTCTTAGAATCTCCTCATGCTACGACTGATATCTTACTCGCTGAAAAGGATAAGGTAAGTGTTACAGATTTCGATATGTTTAATCATATTGAAATCCGTAACAGCAAGTCTATTTTGTTTTGTGTTCGCTAATTCGTTCAATTGAGCAGCTATATGatatttcttctttctttcgtACAAATCTCTGAAGAGTAAGAAGCGAAAGAGCAAGATCTCAGGCAAGCAAAAGTTCTGCTGACATGGCTGCTGGAAAATCAAGAAAGGTTAGGCCTTAATTAATTATAGTTTGCAGGAAAAATAttctaaattatattttttaatgcgGAGGAAAGATTTAATAAGatcatattaatatattatggACTTACATTAAAGCACTTGCAATGCACTTTACATTCAATTCAATCTTATTATGCAATAGCGTTGTCTATCCTGGGTATTTGTTTTCAATGCTTCTGATTACATTCCAAAAATGTAATAGTATGTGCACTTTAAGGTTGTCGGTTTCTACGACTTAGATATGGTTTTTATCACTCCATGGATACCTGTGTTAACTATCTCCTCGCTGCATTGGtggtttcttttttctttttgttttttccaTTAGTTCAACAATCATAACTCACAGCTCTAATAATCACTATGGATTATGATGTGAGGTCACTATCAGTTTCAAGAGTCTAAtatagcatttaatgctttggTGGCATGGGACCAGTTGactgaaaaaaaaatttgtttgctAAATCAACTCTTATAAACCACTAATTTTCATTTTCCCTGTTGTTTCGtcgtatttttttaattttgatatattgacttTACATTAATTTTATTATGTCGTTCGGGAAGGGGAAGTAGGATGGGGTTGATGATACTGATAATGAATGGCTTATATCAAATTTCAGAATGGcaaatgcaattttttttttcagttttcTGTTATGGTCCCATTATCTGGCTAGCAAAGCTGCTGGATTGGCAAGTTAAATAACCAGTTACATGGACCTATTTTGCATTTGAACCTTAAAATCATGGCAACCAATGTGGGAAAAGTTTATATACCAATACAGTGTGATTGTGAAATGAGTTTGTGAGTTTGGATGTGGTAGAGTTTTATGTCTTCCGTATTAGTGAGGTCCTGTATTTGCTTTCACTTTCTAATGGAAGCTGCTCTTATCTGCATTTAGAAACCAAAATTGGACTCTGAATCTGAGAAAAAGAGAAAGCATTCAAGCGAGGAACAAGATGATAAAAGTGAGCATTCAGAAAGTGAAGATGACCAAGACGATGACGATGCTGTTTCTGGAGCAGAAAGTGACAAGGAGACAACTAATTCAGTGGAAGAAGATGATCAAGATGAACCCAAAAAGCAGATGGTTCCTGAGAAGAGTTCTTCGAGAACAAGCGCCGAAAAGGAATCTGGAAGTAGGATTGGAAAGAAGTCCAAAGCAGCGAGTAAACAAAGCTCTGCCAAAGCGCTAGACACCCCTGGCAATTCTACCAAAAAATCTTCCAGTTCAAAGAAACATGTTTCCGAAGCTGAATCCAAGAGTGAAGTAAGGACACCCACGACTAAGAAACGAAAAGTTGATAAGCAGAGTGAGGAAACAAGTACACCTCCAAAGGATACATCTTCAAGCAAGAAAAAGGGAAGCAAGTCTTCTACCAAAGTGGTGGAAAAGGATCAAGGTAACCTTTAACTTTCGTTACAGACTCAAGTTGTTGGAAACTATTCCTTGCCCATGATGTTCTGCTTTATGTTTCTACAATGTCTGTTCCTATGCATAGTTATTAAAAGACAACCAATAACCACGCATGTCGACGTTGCAAATAATGGTGCAATAATTCTTCAATTTTGCTTGAACATCCTGTAAGGTACTTTGGATTGAAATAGTTAAATGTTTCTCTATAATGGTTGATTTCGAGTTTTCAGAATTGCCGGATTCAGttttccaaataatttatttcaaggtttcattttaattttttttaaccttTCTTACAAGATAGGTAAAAAGGGAAGTAGCAAAAATGCCAAGAAAGAACCCACTAAAGAAGAAATGCATGCGGTGGTAACAAATATACTGAAGGAAGTAGATTTTAACACCGTAAGTTGTACTTCTCCATTTTCGTAGTGTTGATTTGGTTGTGGTGGATCTTTTATATCTCATTTACATGTTTCCTATATCCTTAAATGCAGGCAACATTATCTGACATTCTCAAACAACTCGGTACGACATCCTTTATCCTCATCATTCTTTTCTACTACATTTTAAGGCCATTTTAATCTTCGGTTGATTTGATGTTGACAATTTGGAATGTGAATGACATCAGGAAATCACTTTGGGATAGACCTGATGCATAGGAAATCAGAGATTAAAGAAATAATCACGGAAGTCATAAATAACATGTCCGATGATGAAGATGCAGAGGCGGCTGAATCTGGAGACGATATAGGAAAAGAGAGCAAGGACGACAAGGAGTAAATTAGCAGGCAAAAAACCTTTCCACTGGCTAGTTTTTGTCTCAATGACTATATCCTTTGGTAATCTTCCATTCAAATAAGTTTCGTCTTCAATCGATCGTTTCACTTTTTGCAGGTTGCTCATCAAGCCATTAAACGCTGTAATCTTGAGCATGCTGCCCTCTTTTAGATGTTGCATTAGCGTTCCGGTTTTTTCTCTTGTCCCTTTTAAAAGTACTGCATAGttcttaattttataaattttagttTATTTATATC includes the following:
- the LOC140819385 gene encoding SWI/SNF complex subunit SWI3A — encoded protein: MATMERSPQELELYTIPSYSSWFSWINIHEVERFSLREFFDASSITRSPRIYKEYRDFIISKFREDPSRKLTFTEVRKSLVGDVSVLHKVFTFLEKWGLINFNVDDDKERDNFVGSGKTAPFGSEEEEESWKGRVKVEEGAPYGVRVVAAPNSIKPVVPLPPLPPFVVVDGGGFVGDVGDNGFKWPPLGSYSDVYGELMQQEKKKSLVCGSCEETCDSSRYEYTKDGGLILCEKCFKSGNYEKNMSADDFKLNDSANQASVWTEAETLLLLESMVKHGDDWDLVAKNVGGAKSKLDCISKLIQLPFGNLMVGAADKKFLDIVNNDSHYKQAGLASEESQESVKAENLSYELKDDARQNGDTENEVPAPKRLRTELTSDYGSSLMKQVARISTVVGPHITASAAEAAVTALCYENQCSRGIFDDYDDFVDPKTSPQTSKEKRASEVDHSVDSGRNNQSEILEEASVTKSIIPLNLRTRAAAATALGAAAANAKLLADQEEREIELLMATVLDAQLRKVHRKTKYLDDLESIMEKEGPLIQELEESLVAERLQVLQKICSAGINKTKEPSSVKYQPDTVR
- the LOC140819447 gene encoding LOW QUALITY PROTEIN: DEK domain-containing chromatin-associated protein 1-like (The sequence of the model RefSeq protein was modified relative to this genomic sequence to represent the inferred CDS: deleted 1 base in 1 codon) codes for the protein MDSEKETMEESRNHEEEKDAAEVEEKAVVKEDAGEVGAEKLGEKEENGDKEEVNEKGVEMGEEKGEGKGNVAEEEEVNEEEQGKGVEEEGSGDEGEDKGKGKEELKVSSKKGSRTGKSKNEKAELSSPRTPGIERPTRERKTVDRFVVNATARGSATKLVAIEKGQGTQLKDIPNVAFKLSKRKADENLQLLHTILFGKKAKVQTLKKNIGLFSGFVWIENEEKQRAKVKDRLDKCVKEKLLDFCAVLNIPVSKATVKKEELSVKLLEFLESPHATTDILLAEKDKSKKRKSKSQASKSSADMAAGKSRKKPKLDSESEKKRKHSSEEQDDKSEHSESEDDQDDDDAVSGAESDKETTNSVEEDDQDEPKKQMVPEKSSSRTSAEKESGSRIGKKSKAASKQSSAKALDTPGNSTKKSSSSKKHVSEAESKSEVRTPTTKKRKVDKQSEETSTPPKDTSSSKKKGSKSSTKVVEKDQGKKGSSKNAKKEPTKEEMHAVVTNILKEVDFNTATLSDILKQLGNHFGIDLMHRKSEIKEIITEVINNMSDDEDAEAAESGDDIGKESKDDKE